The following is a genomic window from Bactrocera tryoni isolate S06 chromosome 2, CSIRO_BtryS06_freeze2, whole genome shotgun sequence.
AGAGTGAGGTACGATTTGGTTTTCCCCGAAATTTTGTTCACCGGCCTCTATAAAGCTGACATGAAAACTAAGCTCTTTGGTCCCTCAGTGCGTGTCTATGGCGATGGCACACTGCATTTGGCTTTGAAGAACTTGCGCATTTATGGCACTTTCATAGTGCGTCCCAAGCTCACGGGCAGCCTGAGGATGACCAAATTCAAGGTAACATCAGAGTTGGGCGCAGTGGAGTCGAAGTTGACCGGTATCATGAATAGCACGTTGAAGACGAAGCTCATCAACGCTTGGATTGAAGAATTTATAAATCTGACACTCAACGACAGCCAGGAAGAGGTAAATGCGGCACTAACGCGTTGGGTTGTACCACCGGCAAACCAAGCGCTGGATAAAGTGCCAATGGTTGGGTTTCTGGCATTACTATTTGGCGTTATAGAAGGCTCATTGCCACAGGAGACACTTTGCTAGAGAattacatatatagaaatatggAATTTATAAGAT
Proteins encoded in this region:
- the LOC120769112 gene encoding uncharacterized protein LOC120769112, with protein sequence MHKLIFAFCALLLLQGSQALQDGGSSEELEIEARSLFDDDLREFVEFLRLQMPCGYAPAGIPPLAPLQTAYREMDLTTDNAAIRGNVTNLNISGLDVFDVQDLHFNNILQRVRYDLVFPEILFTGLYKADMKTKLFGPSVRVYGDGTLHLALKNLRIYGTFIVRPKLTGSLRMTKFKVTSELGAVESKLTGIMNSTLKTKLINAWIEEFINLTLNDSQEEVNAALTRWVVPPANQALDKVPMVGFLALLFGVIEGSLPQETLC